The Apium graveolens cultivar Ventura chromosome 6, ASM990537v1, whole genome shotgun sequence genome contains a region encoding:
- the LOC141668806 gene encoding uncharacterized protein LOC141668806 has translation MDIAELYKIIYYGPDDHLRGAIVVCDSQTGFQFLYKDDSLDTYSPRDVLRKFFTVKGQEEADKISNPVSQPFIKKWDYIMLSGPNEASIGFLPDFSLSCFLFGDIRHALSFKKPDDSRELSVPLRREYITRDGNRMLTILYAYFEKAVEAHVKVKIVNVSSAFGIYGVIAARTSAIESPAYSSLLFCQDEDEKFQVKRGNGDGDLSLSRSIVGVPLGSELILQFDLCLCSANGDKMMTEFRRIDVTENETSSKTVRLLPCGNQCLIVAEINWRSKRESKP, from the coding sequence GACATAGCTGAGCTGTACAAAATAATATACTATGGCCCCGATGATCATTTGCGAGGTGCAATCGTGGTGTGTGATTCTCAAACTGGTTTTCAATTTCTGTACAAGGATGACAGTTTAGACACTTATAGCCCGAGGGATGTACTTCGTAAATTCTTTACTGTCAAGGGTCAAGAGGAAGCTGACAAAATATCTAATCCAGTGAGCCAGCCATTTATTAAAAAATGGGATTATATTATGCTGAGTGGCCCTAATGAAGCATCTATTGGTTTTCTGCCTGATTTTTCTTTGAGTTGTTTCCTCTTTGGTGACATCCGGCATGCACTGTCTTTTAAGAAACCAGATGACTCTAGGGAACTTTCTGTTCCTCTACGTAGGGAATATATTACAAGAGACGGCAATAGAATGTTGACGATTCTTTATGCTTATTTTGAGAAGGCAGTGGAAGCGCATGTGAAGGTTAAGATAGTTAATGTGTCGTCTGCATTTGGTATCTATGGTGTCATAGCTGCCAGGACAAGTGCAATAGAGTCTCCTGCATATTCAAGCTTACTTTTCTGCCAGGACGAAGATGAGAAATTTCAGGTGAAACGTGGTAATGGAGATGGTGATTTATCGTTGTCCAGAAGTATAGTAGGTGTGCCTTTGGGATCTGAGCTCATTCTACAGTTTGACTTGTGCTTGTGCAGTGCTAACGGTGATAAGATGATGACGGAATTTCGGCGAATCGATGTTACAGAAAATGAAACAAGTTCCAAGACTGTTCGACTTTTACCCTGTGGCAATCAATGTCTGATTGTAGCTGAAATTAACTGGAGGAGTAAGAGAGAATCCAAACCATAA